TTGATTCTACCGACGATAGAATACCTTCCGCCCTTATCCCGCTTAACCACATCTCCGGTCTTAAACCAACCGTCAGCAGTCAAAACGCTTTTAGTTAATTCGGGCTCTTTGTAATAACCGGATGTGACAGCTTTTCCTTTTATCCAAAGCTCGCCTTCTAATTCACCCTTTAGCTCATTACCATCAAGATCTACAATTTTAACTTCGGTCCCAGGAGGAAACTTACCGGTATGCTCAATTTCTCTTGTATTTGTACCGGTAGGTAAAAAAGTATTGGGGGCTGCGGTTTCAGTCATCCCCCAGCCATTTAAAAGGTAAGCATTAGGACAGACCTTATGGAACCTCTCAAGTAAAACAGGAGAAGACGGGGCGCCAAAAACAACCGCGTATCTTAAAGAAGAAAGGTCAAATTTATCGTAATCTTTAAGCGATAATACCGCCACATACATTGAAGGAACAATACAAAAAATCGTCAATTTATATTTTTCAATGTTCTTAAGAAAATCTAATGGTTGGAAACGCTCCATTAAAACCAGCGTCGTGCCAAAATAAAGCATAAAAAGCATATAATCAAGCCCGCCGACGTGAGAAAAAGGAACCCCCGCGCAAAGAAAGCTATCTTTTTCGCTTACCTTTAAGAAATATTCTAGAGTTTTAATTGGATTACCGAGATGTCCGTAATTAAGCATTACTCCTTTAGGATGCCCGGTTGAGCCTGAAGTATAAAAAATTGCTGATTCGTCTAGTTCATCTATTTTTTCGTTAACTATGTTTCCTTGCTTATTAAGCAATTCATTCCAAGATAAAAAGGCTTCT
This region of Candidatus Omnitrophota bacterium genomic DNA includes:
- a CDS encoding class I adenylate-forming enzyme family protein gives rise to the protein MNFAQALEKDVKLFPNKPAIIFKSHTQEVSSEGVVITYKQLNDFSLQVAKGLSSLGVLKGEKIAIFLPNIPEYIYSFLGVFVLRGVCVPLDFMLTEEEIINFINHSDTKVLIAQERRGLDFNNLKSKCPKLQKIVVFNPTQEAFLSWNELLNKQGNIVNEKIDELDESAIFYTSGSTGHPKGVMLNYGHLGNPIKTLEYFLKVSEKDSFLCAGVPFSHVGGLDYMLFMLYFGTTLVLMERFQPLDFLKNIEKYKLTIFCIVPSMYVAVLSLKDYDKFDLSSLRYAVVFGAPSSPVLLERFHKVCPNAYLLNGWGMTETAAPNTFLPTGTNTREIEHTGKFPPGTEVKIVDLDGNELKGELEGELWIKGKAVTSGYYKEPELTKSVLTADGWFKTGDVVKRDKGGRYSIVGRIKEMIKVAGEIVFAPELEEVIQRHPKVKEAAVIGIPDKLRGEVPKAFITPKEGEELADDEMRSFLKQHLAHFKIPHYFEFSSTLPKNRVGKIDKESLKRSCQESQKIS